One genomic window of Aliiroseovarius sp. M344 includes the following:
- a CDS encoding twin-arginine translocation signal domain-containing protein — MPKMNRRTFLASAAAAGAATRLPNIAVQAAKTPPMRRVLTLVYDKSLGMMRAVERLIP, encoded by the coding sequence ATGCCCAAAATGAACCGACGCACTTTTCTCGCCAGCGCTGCTGCAGCAGGTGCTGCCACGCGCCTACCAAACATCGCGGTTCAGGCGGCAAAAACCCCGCCGATGCGACGGGTTTTAACCCTCGTCTATGACAAGTCATTGGGTATGATGCGGGCGGTGGAACGCCTTATTCCCTGA
- a CDS encoding valine--tRNA ligase yields the protein MAMDKTFDAASAEARIYKSWEDAGAFKAGANAKPGADSFTIMIPPPNVTGALHVGHAFNNTLQDILVRWHRMRGFDTLWQPGQDHAGIATQLQVEKMLAETQQPGRRELGREKFLEKVWEWKGNSGSTIINQLKRLGSTCDWSRNAFTMAGAPGDPRTGHENSANFHDAVLKVFVDMYDKGLIYRGKRLVNWDPHFETAISDLEVENIETPGHMWHFKYPLADGATYTYVEKDEDGNVTLTEERDYISIATTRPETMLGDGAVAVHPDDARYAPIVGKLCEIPVGPKEHRRLIPIITDEYPDMNFGSGAVKITGAHDFNDYQVAKRGGIPMYSLMDTRGAMRADGLPYADEAATAQRIANGEEGFDEAKIAAMNLVPDEYRGLDRFDARKLVVDQITAEGLAVMITQTVEVDGEEVTGTVPYVENKPIMQPFGDRSKVVIEPMLTDQWFVDAEKIAGPALDAVRNGDVKIMPESGEKTFYHWLENIEPWCISRQLWWGHQVPVWYGLDLSGDDFKDDEGNNALDLVEMGRLLQQQDLLPGHEHSHCAHDFDSVAPKFDEVLVTLPAPLNHARVVEVANRADAMHMLAESLAAYETTQDPAKLIYPVWRDPDVLDTWFSSGLWPFGTLGWPQDTDELNRFFPGDVLITGQDILFFWVARMMMMSQAVTGKNPFHTVYLHGLVRDEKGKKMSKTTGNVIDPLEIIDEYGADALRFTNTAMASLGGVLKLSRDRIAGYRNFGTKLWNAARFAEMNACKPVAGFDPTSPTQTVNRWIISETAKIRVEVDEALTSYRFNDAANGLYAFVWGKVCDWYVEFSKPLLNSDDEAVLAETRATMAWVIDQCLIMLHPIMPFITEELWGQIASRDTMLIHAEWPGYGDELADEDAAREMNWVISLIENIRSARAQMHVPAGLKVPLILQELDEAGRIAWTNNEVMIKRMARIDSMTEMADLPKGCITIAVAGGIFALPLADIIDVGEEIARLEKTLGKLTKEIGGLRGRLKNPKFAENAPPEVVEEAQENLAARAEEEATLKTALARLQEI from the coding sequence ATGGCCATGGACAAGACATTCGACGCGGCATCTGCCGAAGCACGCATCTACAAATCCTGGGAAGACGCGGGCGCGTTCAAAGCCGGTGCCAATGCAAAGCCGGGTGCGGACAGCTTCACCATTATGATCCCCCCGCCCAATGTCACAGGTGCGCTGCATGTGGGCCATGCGTTCAACAACACATTGCAGGACATTCTGGTGCGCTGGCACAGGATGCGCGGGTTTGACACGCTGTGGCAACCTGGTCAGGACCACGCGGGTATCGCCACGCAGTTGCAGGTCGAGAAGATGCTGGCAGAAACGCAGCAACCCGGCCGCCGTGAACTTGGCCGCGAAAAGTTTCTTGAGAAAGTGTGGGAGTGGAAGGGCAATTCCGGCTCGACCATCATCAACCAGCTGAAACGTCTGGGGTCGACCTGTGACTGGTCGCGCAACGCGTTTACCATGGCCGGAGCGCCAGGTGATCCGCGCACGGGACACGAGAACTCGGCCAACTTCCACGATGCCGTTCTGAAGGTCTTTGTCGACATGTACGACAAAGGGCTCATTTACCGCGGCAAGCGTCTGGTCAACTGGGACCCGCATTTTGAGACCGCGATTTCCGATCTTGAGGTCGAGAATATCGAGACCCCCGGCCATATGTGGCACTTCAAATACCCGCTGGCCGATGGCGCGACCTATACCTATGTCGAGAAAGACGAAGACGGGAATGTCACGCTCACGGAAGAGCGTGACTATATCTCGATCGCTACGACCCGCCCCGAAACCATGTTGGGCGACGGGGCCGTGGCCGTGCACCCGGATGACGCACGCTATGCGCCTATCGTCGGTAAGCTGTGCGAAATCCCCGTTGGCCCGAAAGAGCATCGCCGCCTGATCCCCATCATCACCGATGAATATCCGGATATGAATTTCGGCTCGGGTGCAGTGAAAATCACTGGCGCGCATGACTTTAACGATTATCAGGTCGCCAAGCGAGGTGGCATTCCGATGTATTCGCTGATGGACACGCGCGGCGCGATGCGGGCCGACGGCCTGCCCTATGCCGACGAGGCCGCCACCGCCCAGCGCATCGCAAACGGTGAAGAAGGTTTCGACGAGGCGAAGATCGCCGCGATGAACCTTGTGCCGGACGAATACCGCGGGCTGGACCGGTTTGACGCGCGCAAGCTGGTGGTCGATCAAATCACTGCCGAAGGTCTGGCCGTGATGATCACTCAGACCGTAGAGGTGGATGGTGAGGAAGTTACCGGCACCGTGCCTTACGTCGAAAACAAGCCGATCATGCAGCCCTTCGGCGACCGCTCCAAAGTGGTGATCGAGCCGATGTTGACCGACCAGTGGTTTGTCGACGCCGAGAAGATCGCCGGGCCGGCGCTGGACGCGGTCCGCAACGGCGACGTGAAGATCATGCCCGAAAGCGGCGAGAAGACCTTTTATCATTGGCTGGAGAACATCGAGCCGTGGTGTATTTCTCGCCAGCTGTGGTGGGGACATCAGGTGCCGGTTTGGTATGGTCTTGATCTGTCGGGCGACGATTTCAAAGACGACGAGGGCAACAACGCGCTTGATCTGGTCGAAATGGGGCGCCTGTTGCAACAACAGGATCTACTGCCAGGACATGAGCACAGCCATTGTGCGCATGATTTCGATTCGGTTGCTCCGAAATTCGATGAGGTTTTGGTCACATTGCCCGCGCCATTGAACCATGCCCGCGTCGTCGAGGTGGCAAATCGCGCTGACGCTATGCACATGCTGGCTGAAAGCCTTGCGGCTTATGAAACCACTCAGGATCCTGCAAAGTTGATCTATCCGGTCTGGCGTGACCCCGACGTTCTCGACACGTGGTTCTCGTCCGGCCTTTGGCCCTTCGGCACGTTGGGCTGGCCTCAGGACACGGATGAGCTGAACCGCTTCTTCCCCGGCGACGTGCTGATAACAGGTCAGGACATCCTGTTCTTCTGGGTCGCCCGGATGATGATGATGAGCCAAGCGGTGACGGGCAAGAACCCGTTCCACACGGTCTATCTGCACGGTCTTGTCCGTGACGAGAAGGGCAAGAAGATGTCCAAGACCACGGGTAATGTGATCGACCCGCTGGAGATCATCGACGAATACGGCGCAGATGCACTGCGGTTTACCAACACGGCTATGGCTTCGCTCGGTGGTGTGCTGAAACTGTCCCGCGACCGCATTGCGGGCTATCGCAACTTCGGCACCAAGCTGTGGAACGCTGCCCGTTTTGCTGAGATGAACGCGTGTAAACCCGTTGCTGGATTTGATCCCACAAGCCCGACCCAGACGGTGAACCGCTGGATCATCTCGGAAACCGCGAAAATCCGCGTTGAGGTCGACGAGGCGCTGACCTCCTATCGTTTCAACGACGCGGCCAACGGGCTTTATGCCTTTGTCTGGGGCAAAGTTTGCGACTGGTATGTCGAGTTCTCCAAGCCGCTCCTGAACTCGGATGACGAGGCTGTGCTGGCTGAAACGCGCGCGACCATGGCGTGGGTGATCGACCAATGCCTGATCATGCTGCACCCGATCATGCCCTTCATTACCGAAGAGTTGTGGGGCCAGATCGCGAGCCGTGACACGATGCTGATCCATGCCGAATGGCCTGGCTATGGCGACGAGTTGGCGGACGAGGACGCGGCGCGCGAAATGAACTGGGTGATTTCGCTGATCGAAAACATCAGATCAGCGCGCGCGCAAATGCACGTGCCCGCCGGACTGAAAGTCCCGCTGATCCTGCAAGAACTGGATGAGGCCGGGCGCATTGCCTGGACCAATAACGAGGTGATGATCAAGCGCATGGCGCGGATCGACAGTATGACCGAGATGGCGGACTTGCCAAAGGGCTGCATCACCATCGCAGTTGCTGGTGGCATCTTCGCCCTGCCCCTGGCCGATATCATCGACGTGGGGGAAGAGATTGCGCGGCTTGAAAAGACGCTGGGCAAACTGACCAAGGAAATCGGCGGGCTGCGCGGACGGTTGAAGAACCCGAAATTTGCTGAAAACGCGCCGCCCGAAGTGGTGGAAGAAGCGCAGGAAAACCTTGCAGCGCGCGCGGAAGAAGAAGCGACGCTAAAGACGGCTTTGGCGCGGCTTCAGGAAATCTGA
- a CDS encoding autotransporter domain-containing protein, with product MSPLIPGGFTFGNDISNDGTIVVGEANTAAGPVHAFRAVVGSSTTDLGSLNGASGNSTANGVSADGLVVVGRSSTSSSGTRAFRWSQGTAMVQLNAPDEADTSISEAFAASADGSYVAGYASFISTGTTRALRWDSTGAAIDLGDLTNDNSGISYARGISDDGTIVVGTATNDAGDTRGFIWRDVVEEPAGTMLDHVNTLTQVANNAAEQAAGALYLDNLVRFTLGQSLELPVDGGQGSRSKAGLGRPYSLKVAAGAANNRDGNDTALLGLMAATALNDNLSLGGFVGLGNDDDTLTGFGIDGTFRSFGVYLQGGHPSTEGLNWKLATARTAAEVDITRSTALANTERGTGSTDMSAHATSIELGYGMQRGAALVTPFMRVTRSSVQRDGYTETGAVAFPVTYDDYEVSATIATLGADVRIPVSDAGVVRLNAGVDWDLSRSTNTVSGTSAIPGMTTFAIAGPALENEKRLFAEAHYTHSLGNGRSYDVGLGVNQTAYADKPSVMATVGYQMDF from the coding sequence TTGTCTCCTCTGATCCCAGGCGGCTTCACGTTTGGCAACGACATAAGTAACGACGGCACCATCGTGGTTGGTGAAGCAAATACTGCTGCTGGGCCAGTGCATGCGTTTCGGGCTGTTGTTGGAAGTTCGACAACCGATCTCGGATCGCTCAATGGCGCCTCTGGAAATAGCACCGCGAATGGTGTCAGTGCCGACGGCTTAGTGGTCGTAGGACGATCTTCGACCAGCAGTTCGGGAACGCGCGCTTTCCGCTGGTCGCAAGGGACTGCGATGGTACAGCTTAATGCGCCCGATGAAGCCGATACCAGCATCTCGGAGGCGTTTGCAGCCAGCGCTGACGGTTCATATGTTGCAGGCTACGCCAGTTTTATCTCAACTGGAACTACGCGCGCACTTCGCTGGGACAGTACCGGCGCAGCAATTGATCTTGGTGATTTGACCAACGACAACAGCGGGATTTCCTATGCCAGAGGCATTAGCGACGACGGCACCATCGTCGTGGGCACTGCGACCAACGACGCAGGCGACACACGCGGCTTTATCTGGCGCGACGTAGTCGAAGAACCAGCTGGAACAATGCTGGATCACGTTAACACCTTGACCCAAGTCGCAAATAATGCTGCCGAGCAGGCGGCGGGCGCGCTTTATCTGGACAATCTGGTTCGGTTCACACTGGGCCAATCGCTTGAGCTGCCGGTTGACGGCGGTCAAGGCAGCAGAAGCAAGGCTGGTTTGGGGCGTCCTTATTCGCTGAAAGTCGCAGCAGGCGCTGCCAACAATCGCGATGGCAATGACACTGCCCTTCTGGGTCTAATGGCTGCCACGGCGTTGAATGACAATCTGTCGCTTGGCGGCTTTGTCGGGCTTGGCAATGATGACGACACCCTGACCGGGTTCGGCATTGACGGGACCTTCCGCAGCTTTGGCGTTTATCTGCAAGGTGGGCACCCCAGCACAGAAGGTCTGAACTGGAAACTGGCCACGGCGCGGACCGCGGCTGAGGTTGATATCACCCGGTCGACCGCCTTGGCAAACACCGAGCGCGGAACTGGCAGCACGGATATGAGCGCGCACGCAACCTCGATCGAGCTTGGCTACGGTATGCAACGTGGTGCGGCTCTGGTGACACCCTTCATGCGCGTGACACGGTCTTCGGTTCAGCGCGATGGCTACACCGAAACGGGCGCGGTAGCATTCCCCGTGACCTATGACGACTACGAGGTCAGCGCCACAATCGCCACCTTGGGAGCGGATGTGCGCATCCCTGTTTCTGATGCTGGCGTGGTGCGCCTGAATGCTGGCGTGGATTGGGATCTGTCGCGCTCGACCAACACCGTGTCCGGCACCAGCGCGATCCCCGGCATGACCACATTCGCCATTGCAGGCCCTGCGTTAGAGAACGAAAAGCGGTTGTTCGCAGAGGCACATTACACACACAGCCTTGGCAACGGCCGCAGCTATGATGTGGGACTGGGCGTCAACCAAACGGCCTATGCTGACAAACCATCGGTGATGGCGACGGTCGGCTATCAGATGGATTTCTGA
- a CDS encoding alpha-D-glucose phosphate-specific phosphoglucomutase — MTIATIPTAPIEGQKPGTSGLRKKVAVFAEPGYLETYTQAIFNAIQPKGAVLVLGGDGRYFNRDAMATILRIAAANGVARVIVGQGGILSTPAASHLIRTRNADGGLILSASHNPGGPEGDFGLKYNIANGGPAPESVTDTIVTCAEHIDRYHILKASAPTLDTLGESSVGDMVIEVVDPVADYAALMEDLFDFDALRQMFAGGFTLCFDAMHAVTGPYATEILERRLGAASGSVINAVPSEDFGGGHPDPNPVWAKRLYDLMLGSDAPDFGAASDGDGDRNMIMGHGIYVTPSDSLAVLAANAHLVPGYKSGISGVARSMPTSAASDRVAKKLGVEAFQTPTGWKFFGNLLDAGRATLCGEESAGTGSNHVREKDGLWAVLMWLNILAVRKVAVDEVLTSHWAEFGRDYYSRHDYEGITADGATALMSALKADLPLLPGRSSDGMTVASAEDFSYADPIDGSVSTGQGIILTYKGGARAVLRLSGTGTEGATLRVYLEQYAEPNQAHDLDAQIALLQVINATTSIAQIKHFTGRDGPDVIS, encoded by the coding sequence ATGACGATAGCCACCATTCCTACCGCGCCCATTGAAGGACAAAAACCGGGCACTTCGGGTCTGCGCAAAAAAGTCGCCGTATTTGCCGAACCAGGCTATTTGGAAACGTATACGCAAGCGATCTTCAACGCGATCCAACCGAAGGGCGCGGTGTTGGTGCTGGGCGGTGACGGCCGGTATTTCAACCGCGATGCCATGGCAACTATTCTGCGTATCGCAGCAGCGAACGGAGTGGCGCGGGTTATCGTTGGACAGGGTGGCATTCTGTCGACACCTGCGGCCAGCCATCTGATCCGAACACGCAACGCTGATGGTGGGCTGATCCTGTCGGCCAGTCATAATCCCGGTGGGCCAGAGGGTGATTTCGGCCTGAAATACAACATTGCAAATGGTGGCCCCGCCCCCGAAAGCGTGACCGACACCATTGTAACCTGCGCCGAGCATATTGATCGCTACCATATTCTTAAGGCAAGCGCGCCAACGCTGGATACGCTGGGCGAGTCTTCCGTAGGCGACATGGTCATCGAGGTTGTCGACCCTGTCGCAGACTACGCGGCTTTGATGGAGGACCTGTTCGACTTCGATGCGCTCCGGCAGATGTTCGCAGGCGGGTTCACCCTGTGCTTTGACGCGATGCATGCGGTGACTGGGCCCTATGCCACGGAGATTTTGGAACGCCGACTTGGCGCTGCGTCCGGAAGCGTCATCAATGCCGTGCCAAGCGAAGATTTCGGAGGCGGGCACCCTGACCCCAACCCCGTCTGGGCCAAACGGCTTTACGATCTTATGCTTGGCTCGGATGCGCCGGATTTCGGGGCTGCATCCGACGGCGACGGTGATCGTAACATGATCATGGGCCACGGCATCTATGTTACCCCATCCGACAGCCTTGCCGTGCTTGCCGCAAATGCACATCTGGTACCCGGTTACAAATCCGGCATTTCAGGTGTTGCCCGGTCAATGCCCACGTCGGCCGCATCCGACCGGGTTGCCAAGAAACTTGGGGTCGAGGCTTTTCAAACGCCGACCGGTTGGAAGTTTTTCGGCAATCTTCTGGATGCTGGCCGAGCGACTTTGTGCGGGGAAGAAAGCGCGGGCACCGGATCAAACCATGTGCGCGAGAAAGACGGGCTTTGGGCGGTGCTGATGTGGCTGAACATACTGGCGGTCCGGAAGGTTGCTGTTGACGAGGTTCTGACAAGCCATTGGGCAGAGTTTGGGCGCGATTACTATTCTCGCCATGACTATGAGGGGATCACTGCGGATGGCGCGACGGCGCTCATGTCTGCGCTGAAAGCCGACCTGCCCTTATTACCGGGGCGGTCCTCCGACGGCATGACCGTAGCCAGCGCTGAAGACTTTTCCTATGCGGATCCGATCGACGGTTCGGTCAGCACGGGACAGGGCATTATCCTGACCTATAAAGGTGGCGCGCGGGCCGTCCTGCGGTTGTCCGGCACCGGGACAGAGGGCGCGACGCTCCGTGTTTATCTTGAGCAATACGCCGAGCCGAACCAAGCCCATGATCTGGATGCGCAGATCGCGCTTTTACAGGTTATCAACGCCACCACATCAATTGCACAAATCAAACATTTTACCGGCCGCGATGGCCCGGATGTGATCAGCTAG
- a CDS encoding Lrp/AsnC family transcriptional regulator: MDDKDRELLAQLEGNARLPVATLARRLGLARSTVQARIERLEEKKIIAGYALRLGDAARGDRIRATVLIVIEPRSTPAVLSRLKTLTAVETAHTASGRFDMILQLAASSTTELDQTLDAIGEIDGVKSSESLIHLSTRINRLG, from the coding sequence ATGGATGACAAAGACCGCGAATTGCTTGCTCAGCTTGAAGGAAATGCGCGTTTGCCTGTGGCCACGCTTGCCCGTCGATTAGGGCTTGCGCGCTCGACCGTACAGGCCCGTATCGAACGGCTGGAGGAGAAAAAGATCATCGCCGGTTACGCCCTGCGACTGGGTGATGCCGCCCGCGGCGATCGGATCCGGGCCACCGTTCTGATCGTGATTGAGCCGCGGTCGACACCGGCAGTTTTGTCGCGACTGAAGACGCTGACGGCTGTCGAAACAGCGCATACAGCGTCAGGTCGGTTTGACATGATCTTGCAGCTTGCCGCCTCTTCGACGACCGAGCTGGATCAAACACTTGATGCCATTGGCGAAATCGACGGCGTGAAAAGTTCGGAAAGTCTGATCCACCTCTCGACGCGGATCAACCGACTAGGCTAG
- a CDS encoding type III PLP-dependent enzyme, whose protein sequence is MSRQPSIWLTALSHLRTETPTQPVLYFAPSALQATAQRFIDGFDGLVTYAVKANDSKVVLENLVASGISAFDVASPAEMHALRSVSPDVVMHYNNPVRSRDEIAQAVELGVRSYSIDAPHEFEKLRAQVDPAGVEVAVRLRLSVEGAAYHFGAKFGADAEQAVALLRMVKEAGYTPSMTFHPGTQCAAPSAWSTYIETCAEVAKAAGVTLSRLNVGGGFAANRGVAPDLEAIFGAIHDAVIKAFGQNAPALVCEPGRAMVADAFTLATRVKSIREDGAVFLNDGIYGALSEAPSIGVPDRIVTVTSNGDQHAGAVSRRVVFGPTCDSIDQLPDPLALPSDLAEDDYVLFSGMGAYSLATVTRFNGYGLLDIVTVQRAGL, encoded by the coding sequence ATGAGCAGGCAACCTTCGATCTGGCTAACAGCCTTATCCCATTTGAGAACCGAAACACCGACACAGCCGGTGCTGTATTTCGCGCCATCCGCGCTTCAGGCGACCGCGCAACGGTTTATTGATGGTTTCGATGGGCTGGTGACTTATGCTGTAAAAGCCAACGATTCCAAAGTAGTGTTGGAAAACCTTGTTGCGTCAGGGATCAGCGCTTTTGATGTGGCCAGCCCGGCCGAAATGCACGCGCTGCGCTCTGTGTCGCCCGACGTTGTGATGCACTATAACAATCCCGTTCGGTCGCGCGATGAGATTGCCCAGGCGGTTGAACTTGGCGTTCGGTCCTATTCCATTGACGCGCCGCACGAGTTTGAGAAATTGCGCGCGCAGGTCGATCCAGCGGGCGTCGAGGTTGCCGTGCGCTTGCGGCTGTCTGTCGAAGGCGCGGCCTATCATTTCGGTGCGAAGTTTGGTGCGGATGCCGAGCAGGCAGTCGCTTTACTGCGCATGGTGAAAGAAGCGGGGTATACCCCGTCGATGACGTTCCATCCCGGCACGCAATGCGCTGCTCCTTCGGCGTGGTCGACGTATATCGAAACATGCGCCGAGGTTGCGAAAGCGGCAGGCGTTACGCTGTCGCGCCTGAACGTGGGGGGCGGTTTTGCCGCCAATCGAGGTGTCGCGCCGGATCTGGAGGCGATTTTTGGGGCCATCCACGATGCCGTGATCAAGGCGTTTGGTCAGAATGCGCCGGCGCTGGTTTGCGAACCCGGCCGCGCGATGGTCGCGGATGCATTCACGCTGGCCACGCGGGTAAAGTCCATTCGCGAGGACGGCGCGGTGTTTCTGAATGACGGAATTTACGGTGCGCTGTCCGAAGCGCCGTCGATCGGTGTGCCGGACCGTATCGTAACAGTGACGTCAAATGGGGACCAACACGCAGGCGCTGTGTCGCGCCGCGTGGTTTTCGGGCCAACCTGCGATTCTATTGACCAACTGCCCGACCCGCTGGCCTTGCCATCCGATCTGGCCGAAGACGACTATGTTCTGTTTTCGGGAATGGGGGCCTATAGCCTTGCGACCGTGACGCGGTTCAATGGCTACGGCCTGTTGGACATCGTAACAGTGCAACGCGCCGGATTGTGA
- the metF gene encoding methylenetetrahydrofolate reductase [NAD(P)H] gives MKTPNISFEFFPPQSLDASFRLWETVRELAPLDPSFVSVTYGAGGTTRELTHDAVQTIHKHYGLNVAAHLTCVDASREDTLAIAKDYAKTGVTDIVALRGDPPKGAAGFVPHEDGFSSSVELIEALAETGDFNIRVGAYPDPHPESADLDANVAWLKRKVDAGANSAITQFFFEDDTFFRFRDKCEKAGIDVPIIPGILPIENWKGVRKFAERCGTEIPNWLNDAFEKAVRDGREDLLATALCSELCTDLIDGGVEDLHFYTLNNPALTRDVARALGITPRVVLQDVA, from the coding sequence ATGAAAACCCCCAATATCTCGTTCGAGTTTTTTCCGCCCCAGTCGCTTGATGCGTCCTTCCGCCTGTGGGAGACGGTGCGCGAACTGGCGCCGCTGGATCCAAGCTTTGTATCGGTTACATATGGCGCAGGCGGCACGACTCGCGAACTGACCCATGACGCAGTGCAGACCATCCACAAACATTACGGCCTGAATGTCGCAGCCCACCTGACCTGTGTGGATGCCTCACGCGAAGATACGTTGGCCATCGCCAAAGACTACGCCAAAACCGGCGTGACCGATATTGTTGCGTTGCGTGGCGATCCGCCCAAGGGGGCTGCTGGCTTTGTGCCGCATGAAGACGGGTTTTCTTCATCTGTTGAACTGATCGAAGCCCTTGCTGAAACCGGCGACTTCAATATCCGTGTTGGCGCGTATCCAGACCCGCACCCCGAAAGCGCAGATCTGGACGCGAACGTCGCGTGGTTGAAACGCAAAGTTGATGCGGGCGCAAACTCTGCCATCACCCAGTTCTTCTTTGAAGACGATACGTTCTTCCGGTTCCGCGACAAATGCGAAAAAGCCGGGATCGACGTGCCGATCATCCCGGGCATCCTGCCGATTGAGAACTGGAAAGGCGTGCGCAAGTTTGCAGAACGCTGCGGCACGGAAATTCCCAACTGGCTGAACGATGCGTTCGAGAAGGCGGTTCGCGATGGTCGGGAAGATCTTCTGGCCACCGCGCTTTGCAGCGAATTGTGCACGGATCTGATTGATGGCGGCGTCGAGGACCTACATTTCTACACGCTGAACAACCCGGCTCTGACCCGTGATGTGGCGCGCGCCTTGGGCATCACCCCACGCGTAGTACTGCAAGACGTGGCATAA
- a CDS encoding LysR family transcriptional regulator yields MYLEFRHLRTIRAIEQAGSLARAADILHITQSALSHQIKGLEEQVGMELFHRRTKPMRLSPAGMKLLRLAEHILPEVSRLEEEFRALKSGRSGRLHIAIECHACFDWLFPVLDKLRHAWPDVDLDIRQRLSFDALEALRREEVDYVISSDPIDMPGITFSPLFDYEPRFVAAANHKLSERDYIEAEDFADELLLTYPVERSKTDVFSALLTPNRVEPRGVRQVEMTEVILMLVAAGRGVAVLPDWVLRSVKNNPDYITRPLTEQGLAKRMYAATRDEDAMVPYVAHMIRLCRSEPVKLQRA; encoded by the coding sequence ATGTATTTGGAATTTCGCCATCTGCGCACGATCCGGGCTATCGAACAGGCCGGCAGTCTGGCGCGGGCAGCCGATATTTTGCACATCACCCAATCGGCGCTGAGCCACCAGATCAAAGGGCTTGAAGAACAAGTCGGGATGGAGCTGTTTCATCGCCGCACAAAGCCCATGCGCCTGAGCCCGGCCGGCATGAAGCTTTTGCGGTTGGCTGAGCATATTCTGCCGGAAGTATCTCGTTTGGAAGAGGAATTTAGGGCACTGAAGTCTGGCCGGTCCGGTCGGCTGCATATCGCGATCGAGTGTCACGCGTGCTTTGACTGGTTGTTTCCTGTGCTGGATAAATTGCGCCACGCCTGGCCCGATGTGGATTTGGACATCCGCCAACGGCTATCCTTTGATGCGCTGGAGGCACTAAGGCGCGAAGAAGTGGACTATGTCATATCGTCTGATCCCATCGATATGCCCGGCATTACATTTTCGCCACTCTTTGATTACGAGCCAAGATTTGTTGCTGCCGCCAACCATAAATTGTCAGAACGCGACTATATCGAGGCCGAAGATTTTGCGGACGAATTGCTGCTGACATATCCCGTCGAACGGTCAAAGACGGATGTTTTTTCTGCTCTTCTGACCCCCAACCGGGTCGAACCGCGCGGGGTGCGGCAGGTCGAGATGACCGAGGTTATTCTGATGCTGGTCGCCGCCGGTCGTGGTGTAGCAGTTTTACCTGATTGGGTTTTGCGCAGCGTAAAAAACAACCCTGATTACATCACCCGCCCGTTGACCGAACAAGGGCTGGCCAAACGCATGTATGCAGCAACCAGAGATGAAGATGCGATGGTGCCTTATGTGGCGCATATGATCCGTTTGTGCAGATCGGAACCGGTTAAACTGCAGCGTGCATGA
- a CDS encoding inositol monophosphatase family protein produces the protein MEGSANLNVMIKAARMAGRSLVKDFREVENLQVSMKGAGDFVSKADLAAEKIIRDILMEARPNYGWLAEESDAAEGKDPTRRWIVDPLDGTTNFLHGLPHWAVSIALEHKGEIVAGVIFDAAKDEMFVAEKGAGAWLNQSRLRVSGRSRMIESLFATGLPFGGRADLPDTLQDLARILPSCSGVRRFGAAALDLAYVAAGRYDGFWERRLNAWDVAAGLVIVREAGGLLAPINPEGSILSDGEVIASNEAIFEKFSGLVRGD, from the coding sequence ATGGAAGGCAGTGCAAATCTGAATGTGATGATCAAGGCCGCCCGGATGGCGGGTCGCAGCCTTGTGAAAGACTTCCGTGAAGTCGAGAACTTGCAAGTGTCGATGAAGGGCGCAGGCGACTTCGTATCGAAGGCTGATTTGGCCGCTGAAAAGATCATTCGAGACATCTTGATGGAGGCACGGCCCAACTATGGCTGGCTGGCCGAAGAAAGCGACGCGGCCGAGGGCAAAGATCCGACCCGTCGCTGGATCGTCGATCCCCTGGATGGGACGACCAATTTCCTGCACGGTTTGCCACATTGGGCGGTTTCTATTGCTCTGGAGCATAAAGGCGAGATTGTTGCCGGTGTGATTTTTGATGCCGCGAAAGACGAAATGTTCGTTGCTGAAAAAGGCGCAGGCGCATGGTTGAACCAAAGCCGGCTGCGCGTTTCGGGCCGGTCGCGGATGATCGAAAGCCTGTTTGCCACGGGGCTTCCATTTGGCGGGCGCGCTGATCTTCCAGATACGCTGCAAGACCTTGCACGGATCTTGCCCAGTTGTTCGGGTGTTCGCCGCTTTGGTGCTGCTGCTCTTGACCTCGCCTATGTGGCGGCTGGACGGTATGACGGGTTCTGGGAACGCCGCCTGAACGCATGGGACGTCGCAGCCGGACTAGTTATCGTTCGCGAGGCAGGTGGCCTTCTTGCACCGATCAATCCTGAAGGGTCAATCCTGTCGGATGGAGAGGTCATCGCATCAAACGAAGCGATCTTTGAGAAGTTCTCGGGCCTCGTTCGCGGCGACTAA